A window from Drosophila yakuba strain Tai18E2 chromosome 3L, Prin_Dyak_Tai18E2_2.1, whole genome shotgun sequence encodes these proteins:
- the LOC6532644 gene encoding otoferlin isoform X2, which translates to MSLCSYRALKSRCTCFPLRFRSDFNNAYTRDPFLSRVGQIMSYMDDCFAGAPQEFLICITVHKAVQVGVTSGELYVRISLDKMTKSTKSYPNTENPFFNEYFVFEFHCTLTELLRLTILFELKKHMTYKKNVVVGELLVDLHSVWNQTNHGYFKKWGRLEAPIGETQTLEYAVASHGYLQLDLAIVSQHSPVSFGLGSEEQDIQNLNKWTVDHDYDDIERNLLTNVNTFAPSNIRYFVAFYRGYFIRQSNYMIQYRFHPFKGKTPVAKNTTTPVWNHEINFAWMFPSVAQRFLILVFAHEHLQWKCVAEFELSLEEIAFKGTPSLGPTYLHLYDPVNPMIYVGRLLMELRSEMLTDSQPTHTLSSKTVPGLDETRFWHDDVYLIEFLPLMGHHILTSATAYKISARLAEHSSNVLEGQLKAPLDRFRSAMNSKSFRREAPFRSCMFRVRLPDNRAKYESDFFMLDVVNYMRSELDTFKLFQRKYPHQDEEQAKCLKLIVGSILTRIKEGLDAHRFDHDVQPQRTTWDINRQLYLLDYFAKLPLELQHLKQRLRSCFLEHLDTSIADVVNELQRLVAEIGALSSMARTQDEWPELVLSLSAAGKDVGVCRLNAKLFLNLRTQEADLEQETLCWRLKSFAFKSPGCTHTCPNCGCTTAIVSGCLAIVVERERKEFLSVHNEDWTNIEPMLWHLNSGQTHFLCHVYIHQAKIRPGGEKKNICDPHLRVLFADQACETYTSPGTLSPIWNAVITFSWVSLPGGIGLYLRNPPLLSLEFYNSERSLPEDLVGMGSVAMSVISEDRASDSNWDDAGVFGCSKNPLRKLQRLKYLTPPPLKWVSIARKGTLQAEVLMSAEIIELSVEPSGQEAAKEPQLATGIPMAIRPNMQNFVLEVFFVGLRNYSKSSMSSAGKRKIIVMMGDLVLASGPSTARIRNSINFLVAYASGVVSLPDQQDYWPAIIATDVLLSGFSSESTLGAALIPNSSNFLQRDRTLKCVFKKEQAAGEASTTVSVDEDDEGEEMEWEEEETKPSRISSWWMRLLFALGLRPAPYANRHSLRFDDDWDDHELVEEREFTWWTKFYNSMYWSAAEMSHEHKHRLVIYHEELEKQAQFGYLQDWAVPVQLVHGVKFKKHGPPKEDIYATLKLQLKLTPCQCPVLEDLGGGGDMVRNMSNPIHPRHQSTLQSLGENVKLLVRVYVVQGVQMRPRDVKGDSDCYVKLFLGGKTVSDRAHFSPNRSNPVFGRLFEMEATLPGDHMLQVMVYDHDKIKDEVIGQTNIDLEDRWRTRHRATVGLANEYTKSGYNHWHDVRLPSEILIDLCQKRGIQAPYYYGNVIEVDGMLFGDETVISKDEELQERLSLAVLKNMDKLPSFGYKLVPEHVETRSLCRDDFPNVEQGKLQLWIELFEANIYVPSPIDITPVPPADFEVRVVVKNLVGIQAGDKNIFGKLMSDVYVIGWCEDEDKRQSTDIHYRSFAGDAAFNWRMVFGMKYSPNEDLMVIRRKAGLLEEMEFKKPPIIYLQVWDKDVLSKDEYLGALELNLSNMHVPYPVAQLCKPYPKKRKRINLFKRKVINGWFPLQSNAHPSQRSQSMVQNGKMQLSIEVCTDMEAANRPAGRGQDPPMALEPPYRPDSSFNPLTNPCKSFRHILWPAIRKYVLWTLLILIVILGLVLFFSNLPGKLMTIPLE; encoded by the exons ATGAGCCTTTGCTCATACAGAGCACTGAAAAGCCGTTGCACCTGCTTTCCACTCAGATTTCGAAGCGATTTCAACAATGCCTATACCCGTGACCCGTTTCTCAGTCGAGTTGGTCAGATAATGAGTTACATGGACGACTGTTTCGCAGGCGCACCGCAGGAGTTTCTCATCTGCATCACGGTGCACAAGGCTGTCCAAGTGGGAGTGACTTCCGGCGAACTGTACGTGCGTATAAGCCTGGACAAGATGACCAAGAGCACCAAGTCCTATCCAAATACCGAAAATCCTTTCTTCAATGAG TACTTTGTTTTTGAGTTTCATTGCACGTTAACCGAACTCCTGCGCCTGACGATCCTCTTTGAGCTAAAGAAACACATGACCTATAAGAAGAATGTGGTAGTGGGTGAGCTCCTGGTGGATCTACACAGCGTGTGGAACCAGACCAATCATGGTTACTTCAAGAAGTGGGGTCGCCTGGAGGCACCAATTGGCGAAACCCAAACCCTGGAATACGCCGTCGCATCTCACGGCTACCTGCAACTCGATTTGGCCATCGTATCCCAGCATAGTCCGGTGTCTTTTGGACTTGGATCTGAGGAGCAGGACATTCAAAATCTGAACAAGTGGACGGTGGACCATGACTATGATGACATCGAGCG AAATCTGCTGACCAACGTGAACACCTTTGCGCCAAGTAATATTCGCTACTTTGTCGCCTTCTACCGGGGTTACTTCATCAGGCAGAGCAACTACATGATTCAA TACAGATTCCATCCTTTCAAGGGCAAAACGCCGGTGGCCAAGAACACGACGACGCCCGTGTGGAACCACGAGATCAACTTTGCCTGGATGTTTCCGTCGGTGGCCCAGCGATTCCTCATCCTAGTTTTTGCCCACGAGCATCTGCAATGGAAATGCGTGGCCGAGTTTGAATTGTCCCTCGAGGAGATCGCCTTCAAGG GAACGCCTTCCCTGGGACCCACCTACTTGCACCTCTACGATCCTGTCAATCCCATGATCTATGTGGGTCGTCTGCTAATGGAACTGCGTTCGGAAATGCTTACGGATTCCCAGCCCACCCACACGCTGTCCTCCAAGACGGTGCCTGGCTTGGATGAGACCCGTTTCTGGCACGACGATGTCTATCTGATTGAGTTCCTTCCACTCATGGGCCACCACATCCTGACCTCGGCTACGGCATACAAGATCTCTGCGAGATTAGCCGAGCACAGCTCGAATGTGCTGGAAGGTCAGCTGAAAGCACCTTTGGATCGATTCCGGTCGGCAATGAACTCGAAGAGTTTCCGGCGGGAGGCACCTTTCCGGTCCTGCATGTTTCGTGTCCGTTTGCCGGACAATCGAGCCAAGTACGAGAGTGACTTCTTCATGCTGGATGTAGTCAATTACATG CGTTCCGAACTGGACACCTTCAAGCTCTTTCAACGAAAGTATCCACACCAGGATGAGGAGCAAGCCAAATGCCTGAAGCTCATTGTGGGCAGCATTTTGACCAGAATCAAGGAGGGCCTAGATGCCCACCGTTTCGACCACGACGTGCAACCACAGCGCACCACCTGGGACATCAATCGGCAGCTGTATCTCCTCGATTATTTCGCCAAGTTGCCACTGGAACTGCAACATCTTAAGCAGAGATTACGCAGCTGCTTTCTGGAGCACCTGGACACCTCCATAGCCGATGTGGTCAATGAGCTGCAGCGTTTGGTGGCTGAAATCGGAGCTCTTTCCAGCATGGCTCGCACTCAGGACGAGTGGCCGGAACTGGTGCTCTCCTTGAGTGCAGCCGGTAAGGATGTGGGTGTCTGTCGATTGAACGCCAAGCTCTTTTTGAACCTACGAACTCAGGAGGCGGATCTGGAGCAGGAGACCCTTTGCTGGCGTCTGAAGAGCTTTGCCTTCAAGTCCCCTGGTTGCACGCACACCTGCCCCAATTGTGGTTGCACCACAGCCATAGTATCCGGCTGTTTAGCCATCGTTGTGGAACGGGAGCGAAAGGAGTTCCTTTCTGTACACAATGAAGATTGGACCAACATTGAGCCCATGCTGTGGCACCTGAATTCTGGACAGACGCACTTTCTCTGCCATGTGTACATACATCAGGCCAAAATTCGTCCTGGTGGCGAGAAAAAGAACATCTGTGATCCCCACCTGAGAGTCCTGTTTGCCGACCAGGCCTGTGAAACGTATACATCTCCCGGCACCCTATCGCCCATTTGGAACGCTGTGATCACCTTTAGCTGGGTGTCACTACCAGGTGGCATTGGTCTGTATTTAAGGAACCCTCCTCTCCTTTCTTTGGAGTTCTACAACTCGGAACGCAGTCTACCGGAAGATCTTGTGGGCATGGGAAGCGTGGCAATGAGTGTCATTAGCGAGGATCGGGCCAGTGATTCCAATTGGGACGATGCTGGAGTATTCGGCTGCTCAAAGAATCCCTTGCGGAAGCTACAGAGATTGAAGTACCTGACTCCACCTCCCCTCAAATGGGTGTCGATTGCCAGAAAGGGAACGCTTCAAGCTGAGGTTCTGATGTCAGCCGAGATCATTGAACTCTCCGTGGAGCCCAGTGGTCAGGAAGCCGCAAAGGAGCCACAACTTGCAACGGGCATTCCAATGGCCATCAGGCCAAATATGCAGAATTTTGT CTTAGAGGTTTTCTTTGTGGGTCTGCGCAACTACTCCAAAAGCAGCATGAGTTCTGCGGGTAAGCGAAAGATCATTGTGATGATGGGTGATCTGGTCCTGGCCAGTGGACCATCCACGGCGCGCATCCGGAACAGCATCAACTTTCTGGTGGCCTACGCATCTGGAGTGGTT AGTTTGCCAGATCAGCAGGATTACTGGCCAGCGATTATAGCCACCGATGTCCTGCTCTCGGGATTCAGCAGCGAGTCCACTCTGGGCGCAGCTCTCATACCCAATTCCTCGAATTTTCTGCAACGCGACAGGACCCTGAAGTGTGTGTTCAAGAAGGAGCAGGCCGCTGGAGAGGCTTCCACCACGGTTAGTGTGGATGAAGATGATGAGGGAGAGGAAATGGAatgggaggaggaggagaccAAGCCCTCGAGGATCAGCAGCTGGTGGATGCGACTGCTCTTCGCTTTGGGTCTGCGACCAGCGCCCTATGCCAATCGTCACTCTCTAAGGTTCGATGATGACTGGGATGACCACGAATTGGTCGAGGAGCGGGAGTTCACCTGGTGGACAAAGTTCTACAACTCAATGTATTGGAGTGCGGCGGAGATGTCCCACGAGCACAAGCACCGCCTGGTTATCTACCATGAAGAGCTGGAGAAGCAGGCCCAGTTTGGCTACCTCCAGGATTGGGCAGTGCCCGTCCAGTTGGTACATGGCGTGAAGTTCAAGAAGCATGGTCCACCCAAAGAAGACATCTATGCCACCTTGAAGCTGCAACTCAAGTTGACCCCCTGTCAGTGCCCGGTTCTCGAGGATCTCGGAGGAGGTGGCGACATGGTTCGCAACATGTCAAACCCTATACATCCTCGCCATCAGTCCACACTCCAGTCACTGGGTGAGAACGTCAAACTATTGGTACGTGTTTACGTAGTCCAGGGTGTACAGATGCGTCCTCGGGATGTGAAAGGTGACTCCGATTGCTATGTGAAGCTGTTCCTTGGCGGCAAGACGGTTTCCGATAGAGCTCACTTCTCACCCAACCGCAGTAATCCAGTTTTTGGACGTCTGTTTGAAATGGAGGCCACGCTACCGGGAGATCACATGCTCCAGGTCATGGTGTATGATCATGACAAGATCAAGGACGAGGTGATCGGCCAGACAAACATCGATCTGGAGGATCGCTGGAGAACTAGGCATCGTGCCACAGTGGGCTTGGCCAACGAGTACACAAAGAGTGGCTATAACCACTGGCATGATGTGCGCTTGCCATCGGAAATTCTCATTGATCTCTGCCAAAAGAGGGGAATTCAGGCGCCCTACTATTATGGCAATGTGATTGAGGTGGATGGAATGCTCTTTGGGGACGAAACTGTAATCTCAAAAG ATGAGGAGCTGCAAGAGCGACTCAGCCTAGCGGTGCTTAAGAATATGGATAAGTTGCCATCTTTCGGATACAAGTTGGTTCCCGAGCATGTGGAAACCCGCTCCCTTTGCCGAGATGATTTTCCAAATGTCGAACAG GGCAAACTGCAACTGTGGATAGAGCTGTTCGAGGCGAACATCTATGTGCCCAGTCCCATTGACATAACCCCAGTGCCGCCGGCGGATTTCGAGGTGCGTGTTGTGGTCAAGAATCTGGTCGGGATTCAGGCGGGcgataaaaacatttttggcaaactAATGAGCGACGTCTACGTGATAGG ATGGTGCGAGGATGAGGACAAGCGCCAATCGACCGATATCCATTACCGCTCATTTGCAGGAGATGCGGCATTTAATTGGCGCATGGTCTTCGGCATGAAGTACTCCCCCAACGAGGACCTG aTGGTAATACGACGTAAAGCGGGACTGCTGGAGGAAATGGAGTTCAAGAAGCCGCCCATTATCTATCTGCAGGTGTGGGACAAGGATGTGCTGTCCAAGGATGAGTACCTGGGCGCCCTGGAGCTGAATCTCTCCAACATGCACGTGCCGTATCCAGTTGCCCAGCTATGCAAGCCCTATCCCAAGAAGCGGAAACGTATCAATCTCTTCAAGCGAAAGGTCATCAACGGTTGGTTTCCGCTGCAAAGTAATGCGCATCCATCGCAACGCAGCCAGTCCATGGTTCAGAAT GGCAAAATGCAGCTGAGCATCGAGGTCTGCACGGATATGGAGGCCGCCAACCGGCCGGCTGGTCGTGGACAGGATCCACCGATGGCCTTGGAGCCGCCTTA CAGACCGGATAGTTCTTTCAATCCACTGACGAATCCTTGCAAATCCTTTCGGCACATCCTCTGGCCCGCCATTCGAAAGTATGTCCTGTGGACTTTGCTCATATTGATTGTTATCCTGGGACTGGTGCTCTTCTTTTCCAATCTGCCTGGCAAACTCATGACCATTCCACTCGAGTGA
- the LOC6532644 gene encoding otoferlin isoform X3, with protein sequence MSLCSYRALKSRCTCFPLRFRSDFNNAYTRDPFLSRVGQIMSYMDDCFAGAPQEFLICITVHKAVQVGVTSGELYVRISLDKMTKSTKSYPNTENPFFNEFHCTLTELLRLTILFELKKHMTYKKNVVVGELLVDLHSVWNQTNHGYFKKWGRLEAPIGETQTLEYAVASHGYLQLDLAIVSQHSPVSFGLGSEEQDIQNLNKWTVDHDYDDIERNLLTNVNTFAPSNIRYFVAFYRGYFIRQSNYMIQVSFAGFNGKTPVAKNTTTPVWNHEINFAWMFPSVAQRFLILVFAHEHLQWKCVAEFELSLEEIAFKGTPSLGPTYLHLYDPVNPMIYVGRLLMELRSEMLTDSQPTHTLSSKTVPGLDETRFWHDDVYLIEFLPLMGHHILTSATAYKISARLAEHSSNVLEGQLKAPLDRFRSAMNSKSFRREAPFRSCMFRVRLPDNRAKYESDFFMLDVVNYMRSELDTFKLFQRKYPHQDEEQAKCLKLIVGSILTRIKEGLDAHRFDHDVQPQRTTWDINRQLYLLDYFAKLPLELQHLKQRLRSCFLEHLDTSIADVVNELQRLVAEIGALSSMARTQDEWPELVLSLSAAGKDVGVCRLNAKLFLNLRTQEADLEQETLCWRLKSFAFKSPGCTHTCPNCGCTTAIVSGCLAIVVERERKEFLSVHNEDWTNIEPMLWHLNSGQTHFLCHVYIHQAKIRPGGEKKNICDPHLRVLFADQACETYTSPGTLSPIWNAVITFSWVSLPGGIGLYLRNPPLLSLEFYNSERSLPEDLVGMGSVAMSVISEDRASDSNWDDAGVFGCSKNPLRKLQRLKYLTPPPLKWVSIARKGTLQAEVLMSAEIIELSVEPSGQEAAKEPQLATGIPMAIRPNMQNFVLEVFFVGLRNYSKSSMSSAGKRKIIVMMGDLVLASGPSTARIRNSINFLVAYASGVVSLPDQQDYWPAIIATDVLLSGFSSESTLGAALIPNSSNFLQRDRTLKCVFKKEQAAGEASTTVSVDEDDEGEEMEWEEEETKPSRISSWWMRLLFALGLRPAPYANRHSLRFDDDWDDHELVEEREFTWWTKFYNSMYWSAAEMSHEHKHRLVIYHEELEKQAQFGYLQDWAVPVQLVHGVKFKKHGPPKEDIYATLKLQLKLTPCQCPVLEDLGGGGDMVRNMSNPIHPRHQSTLQSLGENVKLLVRVYVVQGVQMRPRDVKGDSDCYVKLFLGGKTVSDRAHFSPNRSNPVFGRLFEMEATLPGDHMLQVMVYDHDKIKDEVIGQTNIDLEDRWRTRHRATVGLANEYTKSGYNHWHDVRLPSEILIDLCQKRGIQAPYYYGNVIEVDGMLFGDETVISKDEELQERLSLAVLKNMDKLPSFGYKLVPEHVETRSLCRDDFPNVEQGKLQLWIELFEANIYVPSPIDITPVPPADFEVRVVVKNLVGIQAGDKNIFGKLMSDVYVIGWCEDEDKRQSTDIHYRSFAGDAAFNWRMVFGMKYSPNEDLMVIRRKAGLLEEMEFKKPPIIYLQVWDKDVLSKDEYLGALELNLSNMHVPYPVAQLCKPYPKKRKRINLFKRKVINGWFPLQSNAHPSQRSQSMVQNGKMQLSIEVCTDMEAANRPAGRGQDPPMALEPPYRPDSSFNPLTNPCKSFRHILWPAIRKYVLWTLLILIVILGLVLFFSNLPGKLMTIPLE encoded by the exons ATGAGCCTTTGCTCATACAGAGCACTGAAAAGCCGTTGCACCTGCTTTCCACTCAGATTTCGAAGCGATTTCAACAATGCCTATACCCGTGACCCGTTTCTCAGTCGAGTTGGTCAGATAATGAGTTACATGGACGACTGTTTCGCAGGCGCACCGCAGGAGTTTCTCATCTGCATCACGGTGCACAAGGCTGTCCAAGTGGGAGTGACTTCCGGCGAACTGTACGTGCGTATAAGCCTGGACAAGATGACCAAGAGCACCAAGTCCTATCCAAATACCGAAAATCCTTTCTTCAATGAG TTTCATTGCACGTTAACCGAACTCCTGCGCCTGACGATCCTCTTTGAGCTAAAGAAACACATGACCTATAAGAAGAATGTGGTAGTGGGTGAGCTCCTGGTGGATCTACACAGCGTGTGGAACCAGACCAATCATGGTTACTTCAAGAAGTGGGGTCGCCTGGAGGCACCAATTGGCGAAACCCAAACCCTGGAATACGCCGTCGCATCTCACGGCTACCTGCAACTCGATTTGGCCATCGTATCCCAGCATAGTCCGGTGTCTTTTGGACTTGGATCTGAGGAGCAGGACATTCAAAATCTGAACAAGTGGACGGTGGACCATGACTATGATGACATCGAGCG AAATCTGCTGACCAACGTGAACACCTTTGCGCCAAGTAATATTCGCTACTTTGTCGCCTTCTACCGGGGTTACTTCATCAGGCAGAGCAACTACATGATTCAAGTATCGTTTGCCGGCTTCAAT GGCAAAACGCCGGTGGCCAAGAACACGACGACGCCCGTGTGGAACCACGAGATCAACTTTGCCTGGATGTTTCCGTCGGTGGCCCAGCGATTCCTCATCCTAGTTTTTGCCCACGAGCATCTGCAATGGAAATGCGTGGCCGAGTTTGAATTGTCCCTCGAGGAGATCGCCTTCAAGG GAACGCCTTCCCTGGGACCCACCTACTTGCACCTCTACGATCCTGTCAATCCCATGATCTATGTGGGTCGTCTGCTAATGGAACTGCGTTCGGAAATGCTTACGGATTCCCAGCCCACCCACACGCTGTCCTCCAAGACGGTGCCTGGCTTGGATGAGACCCGTTTCTGGCACGACGATGTCTATCTGATTGAGTTCCTTCCACTCATGGGCCACCACATCCTGACCTCGGCTACGGCATACAAGATCTCTGCGAGATTAGCCGAGCACAGCTCGAATGTGCTGGAAGGTCAGCTGAAAGCACCTTTGGATCGATTCCGGTCGGCAATGAACTCGAAGAGTTTCCGGCGGGAGGCACCTTTCCGGTCCTGCATGTTTCGTGTCCGTTTGCCGGACAATCGAGCCAAGTACGAGAGTGACTTCTTCATGCTGGATGTAGTCAATTACATG CGTTCCGAACTGGACACCTTCAAGCTCTTTCAACGAAAGTATCCACACCAGGATGAGGAGCAAGCCAAATGCCTGAAGCTCATTGTGGGCAGCATTTTGACCAGAATCAAGGAGGGCCTAGATGCCCACCGTTTCGACCACGACGTGCAACCACAGCGCACCACCTGGGACATCAATCGGCAGCTGTATCTCCTCGATTATTTCGCCAAGTTGCCACTGGAACTGCAACATCTTAAGCAGAGATTACGCAGCTGCTTTCTGGAGCACCTGGACACCTCCATAGCCGATGTGGTCAATGAGCTGCAGCGTTTGGTGGCTGAAATCGGAGCTCTTTCCAGCATGGCTCGCACTCAGGACGAGTGGCCGGAACTGGTGCTCTCCTTGAGTGCAGCCGGTAAGGATGTGGGTGTCTGTCGATTGAACGCCAAGCTCTTTTTGAACCTACGAACTCAGGAGGCGGATCTGGAGCAGGAGACCCTTTGCTGGCGTCTGAAGAGCTTTGCCTTCAAGTCCCCTGGTTGCACGCACACCTGCCCCAATTGTGGTTGCACCACAGCCATAGTATCCGGCTGTTTAGCCATCGTTGTGGAACGGGAGCGAAAGGAGTTCCTTTCTGTACACAATGAAGATTGGACCAACATTGAGCCCATGCTGTGGCACCTGAATTCTGGACAGACGCACTTTCTCTGCCATGTGTACATACATCAGGCCAAAATTCGTCCTGGTGGCGAGAAAAAGAACATCTGTGATCCCCACCTGAGAGTCCTGTTTGCCGACCAGGCCTGTGAAACGTATACATCTCCCGGCACCCTATCGCCCATTTGGAACGCTGTGATCACCTTTAGCTGGGTGTCACTACCAGGTGGCATTGGTCTGTATTTAAGGAACCCTCCTCTCCTTTCTTTGGAGTTCTACAACTCGGAACGCAGTCTACCGGAAGATCTTGTGGGCATGGGAAGCGTGGCAATGAGTGTCATTAGCGAGGATCGGGCCAGTGATTCCAATTGGGACGATGCTGGAGTATTCGGCTGCTCAAAGAATCCCTTGCGGAAGCTACAGAGATTGAAGTACCTGACTCCACCTCCCCTCAAATGGGTGTCGATTGCCAGAAAGGGAACGCTTCAAGCTGAGGTTCTGATGTCAGCCGAGATCATTGAACTCTCCGTGGAGCCCAGTGGTCAGGAAGCCGCAAAGGAGCCACAACTTGCAACGGGCATTCCAATGGCCATCAGGCCAAATATGCAGAATTTTGT CTTAGAGGTTTTCTTTGTGGGTCTGCGCAACTACTCCAAAAGCAGCATGAGTTCTGCGGGTAAGCGAAAGATCATTGTGATGATGGGTGATCTGGTCCTGGCCAGTGGACCATCCACGGCGCGCATCCGGAACAGCATCAACTTTCTGGTGGCCTACGCATCTGGAGTGGTT AGTTTGCCAGATCAGCAGGATTACTGGCCAGCGATTATAGCCACCGATGTCCTGCTCTCGGGATTCAGCAGCGAGTCCACTCTGGGCGCAGCTCTCATACCCAATTCCTCGAATTTTCTGCAACGCGACAGGACCCTGAAGTGTGTGTTCAAGAAGGAGCAGGCCGCTGGAGAGGCTTCCACCACGGTTAGTGTGGATGAAGATGATGAGGGAGAGGAAATGGAatgggaggaggaggagaccAAGCCCTCGAGGATCAGCAGCTGGTGGATGCGACTGCTCTTCGCTTTGGGTCTGCGACCAGCGCCCTATGCCAATCGTCACTCTCTAAGGTTCGATGATGACTGGGATGACCACGAATTGGTCGAGGAGCGGGAGTTCACCTGGTGGACAAAGTTCTACAACTCAATGTATTGGAGTGCGGCGGAGATGTCCCACGAGCACAAGCACCGCCTGGTTATCTACCATGAAGAGCTGGAGAAGCAGGCCCAGTTTGGCTACCTCCAGGATTGGGCAGTGCCCGTCCAGTTGGTACATGGCGTGAAGTTCAAGAAGCATGGTCCACCCAAAGAAGACATCTATGCCACCTTGAAGCTGCAACTCAAGTTGACCCCCTGTCAGTGCCCGGTTCTCGAGGATCTCGGAGGAGGTGGCGACATGGTTCGCAACATGTCAAACCCTATACATCCTCGCCATCAGTCCACACTCCAGTCACTGGGTGAGAACGTCAAACTATTGGTACGTGTTTACGTAGTCCAGGGTGTACAGATGCGTCCTCGGGATGTGAAAGGTGACTCCGATTGCTATGTGAAGCTGTTCCTTGGCGGCAAGACGGTTTCCGATAGAGCTCACTTCTCACCCAACCGCAGTAATCCAGTTTTTGGACGTCTGTTTGAAATGGAGGCCACGCTACCGGGAGATCACATGCTCCAGGTCATGGTGTATGATCATGACAAGATCAAGGACGAGGTGATCGGCCAGACAAACATCGATCTGGAGGATCGCTGGAGAACTAGGCATCGTGCCACAGTGGGCTTGGCCAACGAGTACACAAAGAGTGGCTATAACCACTGGCATGATGTGCGCTTGCCATCGGAAATTCTCATTGATCTCTGCCAAAAGAGGGGAATTCAGGCGCCCTACTATTATGGCAATGTGATTGAGGTGGATGGAATGCTCTTTGGGGACGAAACTGTAATCTCAAAAG ATGAGGAGCTGCAAGAGCGACTCAGCCTAGCGGTGCTTAAGAATATGGATAAGTTGCCATCTTTCGGATACAAGTTGGTTCCCGAGCATGTGGAAACCCGCTCCCTTTGCCGAGATGATTTTCCAAATGTCGAACAG GGCAAACTGCAACTGTGGATAGAGCTGTTCGAGGCGAACATCTATGTGCCCAGTCCCATTGACATAACCCCAGTGCCGCCGGCGGATTTCGAGGTGCGTGTTGTGGTCAAGAATCTGGTCGGGATTCAGGCGGGcgataaaaacatttttggcaaactAATGAGCGACGTCTACGTGATAGG ATGGTGCGAGGATGAGGACAAGCGCCAATCGACCGATATCCATTACCGCTCATTTGCAGGAGATGCGGCATTTAATTGGCGCATGGTCTTCGGCATGAAGTACTCCCCCAACGAGGACCTG aTGGTAATACGACGTAAAGCGGGACTGCTGGAGGAAATGGAGTTCAAGAAGCCGCCCATTATCTATCTGCAGGTGTGGGACAAGGATGTGCTGTCCAAGGATGAGTACCTGGGCGCCCTGGAGCTGAATCTCTCCAACATGCACGTGCCGTATCCAGTTGCCCAGCTATGCAAGCCCTATCCCAAGAAGCGGAAACGTATCAATCTCTTCAAGCGAAAGGTCATCAACGGTTGGTTTCCGCTGCAAAGTAATGCGCATCCATCGCAACGCAGCCAGTCCATGGTTCAGAAT GGCAAAATGCAGCTGAGCATCGAGGTCTGCACGGATATGGAGGCCGCCAACCGGCCGGCTGGTCGTGGACAGGATCCACCGATGGCCTTGGAGCCGCCTTA CAGACCGGATAGTTCTTTCAATCCACTGACGAATCCTTGCAAATCCTTTCGGCACATCCTCTGGCCCGCCATTCGAAAGTATGTCCTGTGGACTTTGCTCATATTGATTGTTATCCTGGGACTGGTGCTCTTCTTTTCCAATCTGCCTGGCAAACTCATGACCATTCCACTCGAGTGA